A genome region from Crossiella equi includes the following:
- a CDS encoding S1 family peptidase, whose product MRIAVAARAAGVALLATGAVVAGGLPAAADASFASPEMLQAMQRDLGLTADQARDRVATESKATATEQAVRDAVGAAFAGAHFDEGSSKLVVNVTDAAKAALVEAAGATAKVVARTAAALDGVKTALDAAEAKAPAGVTGWYVDVKSNSVVVNVKPGAAAEARSHLAKVADASAIKVVESEESPTTLYDVRGGDAYYMGGGRCSVGFSVQGGFVTAGHCGTPGTATQGFNRVAQGTYRGSTFPGNGDFAWVATNSNWTPRGVVNRYSGSTTVRVAGSTEAAVGASICRSGSTTGWRCGTVQAKNQTVRYPQGAVTGMTRTNACAEPGDSGGSWLSGTQAQGVTSGGSGNCSSGGTTYFQPVNEILSTYGLRLVTS is encoded by the coding sequence ATGAGAATCGCAGTCGCGGCACGTGCCGCCGGAGTCGCCCTGCTGGCCACCGGCGCCGTTGTCGCCGGAGGTCTTCCCGCCGCTGCCGACGCGAGCTTCGCCTCCCCGGAGATGCTCCAGGCCATGCAGCGCGACCTCGGCCTGACCGCCGACCAGGCCCGGGACCGGGTCGCCACCGAGAGCAAGGCCACCGCCACCGAGCAGGCCGTGCGGGACGCCGTCGGCGCCGCGTTCGCCGGTGCCCACTTCGACGAGGGCAGCAGCAAGCTGGTGGTCAACGTGACCGACGCGGCCAAGGCCGCCCTGGTCGAGGCCGCCGGTGCCACCGCCAAGGTCGTGGCCCGCACCGCGGCCGCGCTGGACGGGGTGAAGACCGCGCTGGACGCCGCCGAGGCCAAGGCCCCCGCGGGCGTCACCGGCTGGTACGTGGACGTGAAGTCCAACAGCGTGGTGGTCAACGTCAAGCCGGGCGCGGCCGCCGAGGCCCGCTCGCACCTGGCCAAGGTCGCCGACGCCTCCGCGATCAAGGTCGTGGAGAGCGAGGAGTCGCCCACCACGCTCTACGACGTGCGCGGCGGCGACGCGTACTACATGGGCGGCGGCCGCTGCTCGGTCGGCTTCTCGGTGCAGGGCGGCTTCGTGACCGCCGGGCACTGCGGCACGCCGGGCACCGCGACCCAGGGCTTCAACCGCGTCGCCCAGGGCACCTACCGCGGCTCGACCTTCCCGGGCAACGGCGACTTCGCCTGGGTGGCCACCAACTCGAACTGGACCCCGCGGGGTGTGGTGAACCGCTACAGCGGCTCGACCACCGTCCGCGTGGCCGGGTCGACCGAGGCCGCGGTCGGCGCCTCGATCTGCCGCTCCGGCTCCACCACCGGCTGGCGCTGCGGCACCGTGCAGGCCAAGAACCAGACCGTGCGGTACCCGCAGGGCGCGGTGACCGGCATGACCCGCACCAACGCCTGCGCCGAGCCCGGTGACTCCGGCGGCTCGTGGCTGTCCGGCACCCAGGCCCAGGGCGTGACCTCGGGCGGGTCCGGCAACTGCTCCTCCGGCGGCACCACGTACTTCCAGCCCGTCAACGAGATCCTCTCCACCTACGGGCTCCGACTGGTCACGAGCTGA
- a CDS encoding S1 family peptidase, whose protein sequence is MKRRSVTNLAVVALIGGGLPLLGALPATASTEVIDAMSRDLGVSTGQAARRLASERLAERIIAGLRERLGQDFAGSWFDAATGTPVVAVTSADRAEQVRRAGARAELRANSLASLDQAKAVLDARTAPAAVTSWYVDEPNNRVVVTTAPGTRAAAEHFAAGARAVQVVESAATPVTTAELGGGTPIYMSGAAGGRCSAGFSARTADGEPRLLTAGHCADGGHLVNAVSGTKIGDFTRINWKDQNDFAEVTVDAANWTLQPVVSTHDGGAVTVKGSTEAAVGASLCKSGSTSKWTCGVVTARNVTVKYGQIDGSTITVRGLVQHNACVEPGDSGGSNVSGDQAQGITSGAKLFDANGDGRNDSCLAKRGEESVSWYQPVNEVLKTYRLTLATG, encoded by the coding sequence ATGAAGCGACGTTCTGTGACCAATCTCGCCGTGGTGGCCCTGATCGGTGGGGGACTGCCCCTGCTCGGCGCTCTGCCCGCCACCGCGTCGACCGAGGTCATCGACGCCATGAGCCGCGACCTGGGAGTGAGCACCGGCCAGGCCGCGCGGCGGCTGGCAAGCGAGCGCCTCGCCGAGCGGATCATCGCCGGGCTGCGCGAGCGGCTCGGCCAGGACTTCGCCGGTTCCTGGTTCGACGCGGCCACCGGTACCCCGGTCGTGGCGGTCACCAGTGCGGACCGGGCCGAGCAGGTCCGCCGCGCGGGCGCCCGGGCCGAGCTCCGCGCCAACTCCCTGGCCAGCCTGGACCAGGCCAAGGCCGTCCTGGACGCCCGGACCGCGCCTGCGGCCGTGACCAGCTGGTACGTGGACGAGCCGAACAACCGCGTGGTCGTCACCACCGCCCCCGGCACCCGGGCCGCCGCCGAGCACTTCGCCGCCGGTGCGCGCGCGGTGCAGGTGGTGGAGAGCGCGGCCACCCCGGTGACCACCGCCGAGCTGGGCGGCGGCACCCCGATCTACATGAGCGGAGCGGCGGGCGGCCGCTGCTCCGCCGGGTTCAGCGCGCGCACCGCCGACGGCGAGCCGCGCCTGCTCACCGCGGGCCACTGCGCCGACGGCGGCCACCTGGTCAACGCCGTGAGCGGTACCAAGATCGGCGACTTCACGCGGATCAACTGGAAGGACCAGAACGACTTCGCCGAGGTCACCGTGGATGCGGCCAACTGGACGCTGCAGCCCGTGGTGAGCACGCACGACGGCGGCGCGGTGACGGTCAAGGGCTCCACCGAGGCCGCGGTCGGCGCGAGCCTGTGCAAGTCGGGCTCCACCAGCAAGTGGACCTGCGGCGTGGTGACGGCCCGCAACGTCACGGTGAAGTACGGCCAGATCGACGGCTCCACGATCACCGTGCGCGGCCTGGTGCAGCACAACGCCTGCGTCGAGCCCGGTGACTCCGGCGGCTCGAACGTCTCCGGCGACCAGGCCCAGGGCATCACCAGCGGCGCCAAGCTCTTCGACGCCAACGGCGACGGCCGCAACGACAGCTGCCTCGCCAAACGCGGTGAGGAGTCGGTGTCCTGGTACCAGCCGGTCAACGAGGTGCTCAAGACGTACCGGCTGACCCTGGCCACCGGCTGA